Below is a genomic region from Pseudomonas svalbardensis.
ACTACACCACCCAGCTCGAACATCGAATCGTCAACCGCTCCGTGGAAACCATCGTCCACGATGAGCTCGGTGTATCTATCCCCCGACGGATGAAAACAGCTGCCCTCCAGCTTTATACCGATGAGGGTTATCACGCTCTGTTCTCCAATAGTCTCGCCGAGCAGATAGCCGACCTTTACGGCATGAGCCAACGCCCGGTGATGCCGCACCGCATTACCCGACTGAACGCCCTGCTTGACCACGCGCCTGACAGGCATAAGGCGCTGGCCTGGTTTCTCGTCGGCTTCGTGTCCGAGACCATCATCGCCAGGGAACTGCTCGAGGTTTGCCGCAACGAGTTGGTGTCCAGCGTCCAGGAAATGCTCAGGGACCACCTCACCGACGAGGCCCGACACAGTCGTTATTTTTGCGAAGTGTTCCATTATCTGTGGCTGACCCTGAACAGCAGCCAACGCACGTTCGCGGCGAAGCTGCTGGTGGACATCATCCTGATGTTCTTTGAGGTCGATGAGCGATGGCTGAAGGAAAGCCTGAACAGCGTGGGCCTCAGGGAGAATTGCGTCGCAGAAATCCTCAGTGCCCTGACCAGCCCGCAAGCCTGCCTTCAGCGCGCCCGATCAGGTGCAGGCGCGACGCTACAGGCGATGGAAAAGGCAGGTTTTTTCGACCTGCCTTTTAACCAGCAGCTCTTCGCACAGGCAGGACTTGTCGATGGATGAAGGAATATCTGCGGTCAGTGTCAAACACCGCCGCTCTGCGATCACCCTGTTAATGACCATGGTGATGCTCGGGGTCTTCCCTCTGGATGTTCTGCTGCCATCGTTCCCGGCGCTGGCCGAACACTTCCGGACCACGCCAGGCGACATCGCGTTTTCCATCAGCCTGTTTGCCATCGGGATCGCACTTTCCCAACTACTGGTCGGGCCGCTCTCGGATGTCATCGGGCGCAAAAGTCTGCTGCTGGCGGGAATGGCGGTCTCGATTGTCGGTGCGACTGGTTGCGTGCTGTCCACCGACTACGCCTGGTTCCTGATGTTCCGGGTGGTGCAAGCCATCGGCTGCGGTTGCTTCGTGCTCTCGCAGGCGCTGGTCCAGGACCTGTTCGACGGCAAGGAGCGGGATCAACTGCGGATTCTGATGGTCACCGCCAGCGGGATCTTCATTTCCGTCTCGCCACTGGCTGGCACCCTGTTGCAACAGGCACTGGACTGGCCCGCAAGCTTCATTGTCTTTATTGCCATCGCCGCCGCCGTGTTCCTTAAGGCCTGCTTCTTTCTTGAAAACCGGCACACTGCCACAACCCAGCGCCGAAGTATTCTTCAGTCCTACCGGCGTGTCTGTCGCGATGCGGGTTTCCTCGGCTATTGGCTGATCGCCGCAATCGCCTTCACCTGCCACTTTTCCTTCATTGTCATCTCGCCCCTGATCTTCATGGAGCAGTTGCAGCTTTCGGCCTACGAGTTTTCCCTGACACTGCTGCTGTATGGCGTGGCCTACATCATCGGCGGCATTCTCGCTCGAGTCCTCGCTGGGCGAATCGCCCCCAATACACAGATCATCGTCGGTCTAAGCCTGATCTTCTTTTCGGGGCTGGTAATGCTCATGCTCTCAAACGCGATGGGGCTGTCGACCCTGACGGTGCTGATCCCGATGATCATCTGCACCGCCGGCACCACCATCGCTCGCCCTATCGCCACCTCGAAGGCGATGGAGGTTTTTCCGGACATGGCCGGTACCTCGGCGTCCGCCGGGAACACGCTGGTATTCATCTTCGGTGGCCTGATCAGCGCCCTGATCAACCTGAGTCCCTTCGAACTGCAACTGACGCTGGCCCTCAGCTTCATCGCCTTGAGCAGCGTCGGGCTGGTCATGATCTGTCACATCCGCCTGCGCAATCCGGCCTTGCGCGAAGCCTGAGACAGTGGGTGCGGTGTCATTGCTCCTCAGGTTCGGGGACCAGCGAGAGCGTACCTAGTTGAACGTTCTTGAAGCGCGGCTCGATGAGTTTGACCTCTCCCGCACGCAGCTGGTCAAGGTTTTGCGGCGTGACATTCGCGCCCTGGAGCACGGTGACATATTGCCACTCACCGTCGGCGGCGCGTTTATAGAGGAACGCCCTGTGATCCCACGGCTGCTGATTGAATTGCACCACTTCGGCTTGGCCATCGCCATCCAGGTCGGCCGCCCACATCACGCACCCCGCATCCTGGCACTGACGTTTTTTGCTGTTGAGGCTGACAAACTGCTCGCTGCCGTCCACCTTCGGCCCCACCCATTCAATGTTCACGGGTGTCGACTCCGTCGGCGGGTACGTAAAGGTGGTTTCACCGGGCGTTTGTTTCATCTGGATGCGCAGCACCTCTCGCGAGGGCGCATCGAGAATTTCATTGCGTTCAAGCCGCTCGGACAACGCCTCGAATTGCTGCCGTCCAGACACGCCGAGCCCGTTGCGCAAGTAGTTGGAATCGAACGTCAACACCGACGTGCGGCCATCGAGCAAACGTCGCACCTGATCCCGTGCGCTGAACGATTGCGCATTGAGCCAAGGTGTATTGATCAGCACCAACACCACGCACACTGCCAGGGCAAGGGCCGGGTTACTGCGCCGCAGACTGTCCAGCCATGGGGTCTTGCGTTGCGCCACGGCCCACGCCGCGGCCAGGCTATACGCCGCGATGACCGCGACCAGCAACAGGCTGACAAACCGCCGGGGCGACAGGCCGTACTGCTCAACACGCAGCCAGCTTGAGTACCCGGCCACCACCATCAGCACCGGCAAGCAAAGCAAACCCGCCTCGACACAACGCATCAGCCACACCGGATAAGGCTGAGCCTGACGCCCATCCTGAAACACCCCCATGAGCAAAAACAGATACGTCCCCACCAGACACAACAATATCGGGGTCGAGTAGCCGGTGGCCCAGATCTGTTGCAGGCCGGTAAAGGGGAGCGTCACGGTAAACAGAACGGTAATGAGCGTGATCAGCGGCAACAGAAAATGACACGCCGCCAGGAAGACGCCCCGCAGCATGCCGATGACTTTTTCGTTGTTCAGCCCCAGGCGCATGGTCAGGGAAAACACCACCGGCCCACTCAGGCAAATAAACAGCGGGGAACCGAATAGCTCGGCAAAGAACCCGATGCCCAGCATGACAAACAGCATGCTCCAGAGCAGAAGCAGCAAACCGAATACACCGGTCAGCGTCAGAGCAAAAAACACCACGAACACATGGCTCCAGGCGTACTGGAACAGATCGTCGTAGCGCCAGTTGCGGCCTTCGCCGGAAGGCCAACTGGCCAGAAACGCACACACCACGTAACACAGCGGCACGCTGGTCAACAGCCAAGTGTTCGTCAGCCAGCGATTGCCATACTCCATCCCGGACACCAGGACCCAGCTGCTGATTGACATCGTCAACACGCAAAACACCACCGTCAGCGCCAGAACCCGCGTGTTTCTGAGCTTAGGGCCGAGCAATTGCAGAAACAGGCCACCCACCAACACCAGCGTCAAGCTTGCCGCCAGCACCCCCGCGCCAAAAGTCTTGAGTGTTTCGAACTGCCAGAACACTAACCCTTGGCACAGGCCGGTCAGCAGGTAAAACCACAACGAACGATTCAACAGCGACATTCCAATTCCTTTTGGTGGGGTTGCGCGAGGCCGGGCAGTTTAGCCAAGCGTCCCGTGCGGTGATATCCCCACAAAGCGATTGCTCACCTACCGATGGTCATCCCACACGTTCCGTCAGCGCTGGATCCCCATTTTCCGGCATTCCCTCCTGACGCCAGCCGTGTAGAATCGCGACATTCATCGCCAGTCATCCCCCGGCGGGTTTATGAGCTCAAGCTGAAGCGCGCGGCGATCCCGCAAAGTTATCGGCAACTTCCGGACACACGGCCATTTCTGAGTGTTCCAGACGTCAATAGAAGCTCACTTCCCTTTTGATACCTGATTAGCCGCCCGGAGTGCTTCATGCCTGATTACCGCTCGAAAACATCCACCCATGGCCGCAACATGGCCGGCGCCCGCGCACTGTGGCGCGCCACGGGGATGAAAGATGACGACTTCAAAAAGCCGATCATCGCCATTGCCAACTCCTTCACCCAGTTCGTACCGGGCCACGTCCACCTCAAGGACCTGGGCCAACTGGTCGCCCGCGAAATCGAACGCGCCGGCGGTGTAGCCAAAGAATTCAACACCATCGCCGTGGATGACGGCATCGCCATGGGCCACGACGGCATGCTGTATTCGCTGCCGAGCCGCGAGATCATCGCCGACTCCGTCGAGTACATGGTCAACGCCCACTGCGCCGACGCCATCGTCTGCATCTCCAACTGCGACAAGATCACCCCTGGCAT
It encodes:
- a CDS encoding diiron oxygenase — translated: MTEPRTDDLSLPDAWAQRFTLGDWNTRASVRTSEHTYQLPSDLERQLETRHWFPPAFLPYLNHPEIDAAGSAITHRLSANHLVYFLDYTTQLEHRIVNRSVETIVHDELGVSIPRRMKTAALQLYTDEGYHALFSNSLAEQIADLYGMSQRPVMPHRITRLNALLDHAPDRHKALAWFLVGFVSETIIARELLEVCRNELVSSVQEMLRDHLTDEARHSRYFCEVFHYLWLTLNSSQRTFAAKLLVDIILMFFEVDERWLKESLNSVGLRENCVAEILSALTSPQACLQRARSGAGATLQAMEKAGFFDLPFNQQLFAQAGLVDG
- a CDS encoding multidrug effflux MFS transporter; protein product: MDEGISAVSVKHRRSAITLLMTMVMLGVFPLDVLLPSFPALAEHFRTTPGDIAFSISLFAIGIALSQLLVGPLSDVIGRKSLLLAGMAVSIVGATGCVLSTDYAWFLMFRVVQAIGCGCFVLSQALVQDLFDGKERDQLRILMVTASGIFISVSPLAGTLLQQALDWPASFIVFIAIAAAVFLKACFFLENRHTATTQRRSILQSYRRVCRDAGFLGYWLIAAIAFTCHFSFIVISPLIFMEQLQLSAYEFSLTLLLYGVAYIIGGILARVLAGRIAPNTQIIVGLSLIFFSGLVMLMLSNAMGLSTLTVLIPMIICTAGTTIARPIATSKAMEVFPDMAGTSASAGNTLVFIFGGLISALINLSPFELQLTLALSFIALSSVGLVMICHIRLRNPALREA
- a CDS encoding DUF4153 domain-containing protein, with product MSLLNRSLWFYLLTGLCQGLVFWQFETLKTFGAGVLAASLTLVLVGGLFLQLLGPKLRNTRVLALTVVFCVLTMSISSWVLVSGMEYGNRWLTNTWLLTSVPLCYVVCAFLASWPSGEGRNWRYDDLFQYAWSHVFVVFFALTLTGVFGLLLLLWSMLFVMLGIGFFAELFGSPLFICLSGPVVFSLTMRLGLNNEKVIGMLRGVFLAACHFLLPLITLITVLFTVTLPFTGLQQIWATGYSTPILLCLVGTYLFLLMGVFQDGRQAQPYPVWLMRCVEAGLLCLPVLMVVAGYSSWLRVEQYGLSPRRFVSLLLVAVIAAYSLAAAWAVAQRKTPWLDSLRRSNPALALAVCVVLVLINTPWLNAQSFSARDQVRRLLDGRTSVLTFDSNYLRNGLGVSGRQQFEALSERLERNEILDAPSREVLRIQMKQTPGETTFTYPPTESTPVNIEWVGPKVDGSEQFVSLNSKKRQCQDAGCVMWAADLDGDGQAEVVQFNQQPWDHRAFLYKRAADGEWQYVTVLQGANVTPQNLDQLRAGEVKLIEPRFKNVQLGTLSLVPEPEEQ